In Kitasatospora gansuensis, a genomic segment contains:
- the rlmB gene encoding 23S rRNA (guanosine(2251)-2'-O)-methyltransferase RlmB → MAGNSQRRNRRNPDSKKGASVGTGGHSRKALQGKGPTPPASARKGHIKQRQANAAVKREMDAKSRAGMRRAGASGRGGRGGSGAAELVFGRNSVVEALRGGVPATALYVLQFIDTDDRVREALQAATERGVPLMEAPRVQLDNMTGGMNHQGMVLQVPPYEYAHPEDLLADAADNGEDPLVIALDGVTDSRNLGAVVRSAAAFGAHGVVIPERRAAGMTAGAWKTSSGAAARLPVARATNMTRALEAYQKAGLLVVGLAADGEAEIGDLAALTGPVVIVAGSEGKGLSRLVSETCDIRVRIPMPGATESLNAGVAAGIVLYEAARLRAKGA, encoded by the coding sequence GGGCCCGACCCCGCCCGCCTCGGCCCGCAAGGGTCACATCAAGCAGCGGCAGGCCAACGCCGCCGTGAAGCGCGAGATGGACGCCAAGTCGCGGGCCGGCATGCGCCGGGCCGGCGCGAGCGGCCGTGGCGGCCGTGGCGGTTCGGGCGCGGCCGAGCTGGTCTTCGGCCGTAACTCGGTGGTCGAGGCGCTGCGCGGCGGGGTGCCCGCCACCGCGCTGTACGTGCTGCAGTTCATCGACACCGACGACCGGGTGCGCGAGGCGCTGCAAGCCGCCACCGAGCGCGGTGTGCCGCTGATGGAGGCGCCGCGCGTCCAGCTCGACAACATGACCGGTGGGATGAACCACCAGGGCATGGTGCTCCAGGTCCCGCCGTACGAGTACGCGCACCCGGAGGACCTGCTGGCGGACGCCGCCGACAACGGCGAGGACCCGCTGGTGATCGCGCTGGACGGGGTCACCGACTCCCGCAACCTGGGCGCCGTGGTCCGTTCCGCCGCCGCCTTCGGGGCGCACGGCGTGGTGATCCCGGAGCGCCGGGCCGCCGGCATGACCGCCGGGGCGTGGAAGACCTCCTCGGGCGCCGCAGCGCGACTGCCCGTGGCGCGCGCCACCAACATGACCCGCGCGCTGGAGGCGTACCAGAAGGCCGGTCTGCTGGTGGTCGGCCTGGCGGCCGACGGCGAGGCTGAGATCGGCGATCTGGCGGCGCTCACCGGCCCGGTCGTGATCGTGGCCGGCAGCGAGGGCAAGGGCCTCTCCCGGCTGGTCTCGGAGACCTGTGACATCCGAGTGCGGATCCCGATGCCGGGTGCGACCGAGTCGCTGAACGCCGGTGTCGCGGCGGGCATCGTGCTCTACGAGGCGGCCCGGCTGCGGGCCAAGGGCGCCTGA